The following coding sequences lie in one Fimbriiglobus ruber genomic window:
- the ccsA gene encoding cytochrome c biogenesis protein: protein MSTTADHPTDTGAPRPRPARSGQNPLFVILKPIASLQLTVVLFALAMLLVFFGTLSQKTLGIWTVVDRSWSWIVMVDVQPMIEFGKIFFEFPADAKVADWVQIPLPGGKLLGGLMFINLLAAHTVRFKLTWKRAGIFILHAGFLLLFVGEYITREFQVEQQMHVTEGASMNYAFDTRNFELAVVTPGEAETEHVTVVPASLLRQAFARKTHVTHNDLPFDLEVVSYLVNSEVVESTDKRAQQAGPNPATAGIGLTSVAVEEKEVTGVDTSNKMDIPSAYVRFYKKGTDQQIGTYLLSAHFLKTQKLATDANTAVGVQLRFTRHYKPFSLHLIKFRFDRYIGTSTAKNYSSELRLIDPERGQDREVTISMNSPLRYRGETFFQSSFTPDEKTTILQVVRNPGWRIPYISCAMIAAGMIIHFGLGLIRFVLQTFRSIKGGVARVSETAGEVFRPIIQTSVVIKALPWVSLGMAVLYLVGSAAQTTPTGAINLGEAARLPVVDGGRVKPLDTVARVDMRIISSREEFVDTYGKTRPAIKWFFDSASGTPRDPGVAAKYEIFRIENDQVLDLLKLTPREGLRYSMSQIKDRSEDLQNAATKAAARPDKDRDLFETKVLELRRHIETYLKIWQGYEPMVLPPQDGREWRTAAAVRETEGERVFAELRAKMRDLNVPQNPDEWTEDQKRVLAEALEEAKAAVAKADPAAAAWQRVLGAYRTGDQSKFDAALAEFKAETRSGISDVDRARARFEVFLNETGLFYHCTALYILAIILCLASWVTLAFNISLANGFRRSAFLVLLFTLLVHAFTLFSRMYLMDRPLVFVTNLYSSAVFIGCAAVAVGLIVEVLVPISVGCYVAAVIGMATSIIAHNLAESGDTLEMMQAVLDTNFWLATHVTTVTFGYSATYFAGMIGLVYVILAAFPNNVLSTHLAGTTQGRSYAPSMTVGRVIGQILYGVICLATMLSFIGTVLGGIWADQSWGRFWGWDPKENGAVLIVIWNALILHARWCGLVKDRGVAVLALVGNMITTWSWFGTNQLGVGLHAYGFSNKLALGCTITWALHLFLFIPLGLMPWKWIWGQSIPVAKVRETV from the coding sequence ATGAGTACGACAGCCGACCACCCGACGGACACCGGCGCCCCCCGCCCGCGGCCCGCCCGATCGGGACAGAACCCCCTGTTCGTGATCCTGAAGCCGATCGCCTCGCTCCAACTCACGGTGGTGCTGTTCGCGCTGGCGATGTTACTCGTTTTCTTCGGCACCCTGTCGCAGAAAACGCTCGGGATTTGGACCGTGGTCGACCGGTCCTGGTCGTGGATCGTGATGGTTGATGTTCAACCCATGATCGAGTTCGGCAAGATCTTCTTTGAATTCCCGGCGGACGCGAAGGTCGCCGACTGGGTTCAGATTCCGCTCCCCGGCGGCAAGTTACTCGGCGGCTTGATGTTCATCAACCTGCTCGCCGCCCACACCGTCCGCTTCAAGTTGACGTGGAAGCGGGCCGGGATCTTCATCCTGCACGCGGGCTTCCTCTTGCTGTTCGTCGGCGAATATATCACCCGCGAATTCCAGGTCGAACAGCAGATGCACGTGACCGAAGGCGCGTCGATGAACTACGCCTTCGATACGCGGAACTTTGAACTCGCGGTCGTCACCCCAGGTGAGGCAGAAACCGAGCACGTGACAGTCGTCCCGGCGTCCCTGCTCCGTCAAGCGTTCGCCCGCAAGACTCACGTTACGCACAACGACCTGCCGTTCGACCTGGAAGTGGTTAGCTATCTGGTCAATTCGGAGGTGGTCGAGTCGACGGACAAACGGGCGCAACAAGCCGGCCCGAATCCCGCCACCGCCGGCATCGGCTTGACGAGCGTGGCGGTCGAAGAGAAAGAAGTCACGGGCGTCGACACCTCGAACAAGATGGACATTCCGTCCGCGTACGTGCGCTTCTACAAAAAGGGCACGGATCAGCAAATCGGGACGTATCTGCTCTCGGCCCATTTCTTGAAGACCCAAAAGCTCGCGACCGACGCGAACACGGCCGTTGGCGTCCAACTTCGGTTTACGCGCCATTACAAGCCGTTCAGCCTTCACCTCATCAAGTTCCGCTTCGACCGCTACATCGGCACGAGTACGGCGAAGAACTATTCGAGCGAACTCCGCCTGATCGACCCGGAACGCGGGCAGGACCGGGAAGTCACGATTTCGATGAACAGCCCCCTGCGATACCGCGGGGAAACCTTCTTCCAGTCGTCCTTCACGCCCGACGAAAAGACGACCATCCTGCAGGTCGTCCGCAACCCCGGTTGGCGGATCCCGTACATCTCCTGCGCCATGATCGCCGCCGGGATGATCATCCATTTCGGGCTCGGTTTGATCCGGTTTGTTCTTCAAACTTTCCGATCGATCAAGGGCGGTGTCGCACGGGTCTCCGAAACAGCCGGGGAAGTATTCCGGCCGATCATTCAGACGAGTGTCGTCATCAAAGCCCTCCCGTGGGTCTCCCTCGGAATGGCCGTTCTGTATCTCGTCGGTAGCGCGGCTCAGACCACGCCGACCGGCGCGATCAACCTCGGTGAAGCGGCACGTCTTCCGGTCGTTGACGGCGGCCGGGTGAAACCGCTCGACACCGTCGCGCGGGTGGACATGCGCATCATCAGTAGCCGGGAAGAGTTCGTCGACACCTACGGCAAGACCCGGCCGGCGATCAAGTGGTTCTTCGACTCCGCATCGGGAACGCCCCGCGACCCGGGCGTTGCCGCCAAATACGAGATCTTCCGGATCGAAAATGATCAGGTACTCGACCTGTTGAAGCTGACGCCACGTGAAGGCCTTCGGTATTCGATGAGCCAAATAAAAGACCGGTCCGAAGACCTGCAAAATGCGGCGACGAAAGCCGCCGCTCGTCCGGACAAGGACCGGGATCTGTTCGAAACTAAGGTTCTCGAATTGCGCCGCCACATCGAAACGTATCTCAAGATTTGGCAAGGTTACGAACCGATGGTCCTGCCGCCACAAGACGGCCGCGAATGGCGGACGGCGGCGGCGGTCCGCGAGACGGAAGGCGAGCGCGTGTTCGCCGAACTTCGGGCCAAGATGCGAGACCTGAACGTCCCGCAGAACCCCGACGAGTGGACCGAAGATCAGAAGCGGGTGTTGGCCGAGGCGCTCGAAGAGGCAAAGGCAGCCGTCGCCAAGGCAGACCCGGCCGCGGCCGCGTGGCAGCGCGTACTCGGCGCCTACCGGACGGGAGATCAAAGTAAGTTCGACGCAGCCCTTGCCGAATTCAAGGCCGAAACGCGGAGTGGTATTTCGGATGTCGATCGCGCCCGCGCCCGGTTCGAGGTGTTTCTAAACGAGACCGGGTTGTTCTACCACTGCACCGCACTCTACATTCTCGCGATCATTCTCTGTCTAGCCTCGTGGGTCACCCTGGCATTTAACATTTCGCTCGCCAACGGCTTCCGTCGGTCGGCCTTCCTGGTCTTGCTCTTTACACTGTTGGTGCACGCGTTCACCCTTTTCTCACGCATGTACTTGATGGACAGGCCGCTCGTGTTCGTGACCAACCTGTATTCGTCGGCCGTCTTTATCGGCTGCGCGGCCGTCGCGGTCGGGTTGATTGTCGAAGTCCTCGTTCCGATCAGTGTCGGCTGCTACGTGGCCGCAGTGATCGGCATGGCCACCAGCATCATCGCCCACAACCTCGCGGAGAGTGGGGACACACTCGAAATGATGCAGGCCGTTCTCGACACGAACTTCTGGCTCGCCACCCACGTCACGACCGTGACGTTCGGCTATTCTGCAACTTACTTTGCGGGAATGATCGGGCTGGTCTACGTCATCCTTGCGGCTTTCCCCAACAACGTGTTATCGACCCACTTGGCGGGAACCACCCAAGGCCGTTCCTACGCTCCGTCAATGACCGTCGGGCGCGTCATCGGACAGATTCTCTACGGCGTCATCTGCCTGGCCACGATGCTGAGCTTCATCGGCACCGTCCTCGGCGGGATCTGGGCCGACCAGTCGTGGGGCCGCTTCTGGGGGTGGGACCCGAAGGAGAACGGGGCGGTTCTGATCGTCATCTGGAACGCACTGATTCTTCACGCCCGCTGGTGCGGGCTCGTCAAGGATCGTGGCGTCGCCGTGTTGGCACTCGTCGGGAACATGATCACGACCTGGAGTTGGTTCGGTACCAACCAACTCGGCGTCGGGCTCCATGCCTACGGCTTTAGCAACAAGCTCGCCCTCGGTTGTACGATCACCTGGGCGCTTCACCTGTTCCTGTTCATCCCGCTCGGCCTGATGCCTTGGAAGTGGATCTGGGGGCAGTCGATTCCAGTTGCGAAAGTCCGGGAAACCGTCTGA
- a CDS encoding CHAP domain-containing protein: MVSPPVVVAPPVVPPPAAVPPAPPVVAVPPVVAAPVSPPVAVTPPVVPPPPVVTPPVVPPPPAVVVPPPAPVSPPVAVVPPVTPPAPVVPPVVPPSPPVAPAATQAALPATNAQVLAFAQSHIGQIATDPDGTQCYALAEAALRASGAVLQTSLGTNGPISDHYAWGQLVYQKDLTGGYANVGTLASIEPGDIIQFDQYSESSPDGSWAVAAHHTAIVESVNAATGQITVLQQNWNNNQTTQEGVFNLQSMTGGVVSVYQPITG; the protein is encoded by the coding sequence GTGGTATCGCCGCCCGTCGTTGTCGCCCCCCCGGTCGTACCGCCCCCGGCGGCAGTTCCGCCCGCGCCGCCTGTCGTTGCCGTTCCGCCCGTTGTTGCGGCCCCCGTTTCGCCGCCCGTCGCGGTTACGCCCCCGGTCGTTCCACCTCCGCCGGTTGTCACGCCGCCCGTCGTGCCGCCTCCGCCCGCGGTCGTGGTTCCTCCCCCGGCTCCGGTTTCGCCTCCGGTCGCCGTGGTGCCGCCGGTTACACCTCCGGCTCCTGTCGTCCCGCCGGTCGTTCCCCCGTCGCCGCCGGTCGCTCCTGCCGCCACGCAAGCGGCTTTGCCCGCCACCAACGCGCAGGTGCTGGCGTTCGCACAGAGCCACATCGGCCAGATCGCGACGGACCCGGACGGCACCCAGTGCTACGCGCTGGCGGAAGCCGCTTTGCGGGCGTCCGGGGCCGTACTTCAGACGTCGCTGGGCACGAATGGACCGATTTCCGACCACTACGCATGGGGCCAGCTCGTTTACCAGAAGGATCTGACCGGGGGCTACGCAAACGTCGGAACGCTCGCCAGCATCGAACCGGGCGACATCATCCAGTTCGATCAATACAGCGAATCGAGCCCGGACGGCTCGTGGGCCGTCGCGGCGCACCACACGGCGATCGTCGAATCGGTCAACGCGGCGACCGGCCAGATCACCGTTCTGCAGCAGAACTGGAACAACAACCAGACCACCCAAGAAGGCGTCTTCAACTTGCAGTCGATGACGGGTGGCGTGGTGTCCGTCTATCAGCCCATCACGGGCTAA
- a CDS encoding DUF1501 domain-containing protein — protein sequence MLQILGSAHRFCDGLSRRNFLQIGAFGTGLTLTGALRADAAAKKADESARPSRQFKSAIFVYLPGGPSHMDMYDLKPDAPAEFRGEFKPIATNVPGVQICEHMPLQAKMFDKLAVVRSLVSADEHSDSLVMTGYPERVNRTAEHPSFGAVVSKMRGDTAGAIPPYVSLRGMSRGTEPGFLGVAHRPFTPSGPGNANLKLANGVTADRLSDRRTLLESFDDARRDVDATGTMAGLDAYTDRALEMVTSGAVRTALNIEKEDKNVRDKYKSVENFLTARRLIEAGVGFVTLSYGGWDTHGQNFTSLKKQLPNLDRGIANLVSDLHERGMQDDVVLVVWGEFGRTPKINSGAGRDHWSPAMSALVAGGGLKMGQAVGATTAKGERPKDQAYTVPQLMSTLYRAIGIDPSITFPNGAGRPMYVLDDREPVKELV from the coding sequence ATGCTCCAGATCCTCGGCTCCGCCCATCGGTTCTGCGACGGTTTGTCCCGCCGGAACTTCCTGCAAATCGGCGCGTTCGGCACCGGGTTGACGTTGACCGGCGCGCTGCGGGCCGACGCCGCGGCCAAGAAGGCGGACGAGTCGGCTCGCCCGTCCCGGCAGTTCAAGTCCGCGATCTTTGTCTACCTGCCCGGCGGCCCGTCGCACATGGATATGTACGACCTCAAGCCGGACGCGCCGGCCGAGTTCCGCGGAGAGTTCAAGCCGATCGCGACCAACGTGCCCGGTGTCCAGATTTGCGAACACATGCCGCTCCAGGCCAAGATGTTCGACAAGCTCGCTGTGGTCCGGTCGCTGGTTTCGGCCGACGAACACAGCGATTCGCTCGTCATGACCGGGTATCCCGAGCGGGTGAACCGGACGGCCGAACACCCGTCGTTCGGGGCGGTGGTGTCCAAGATGCGGGGTGACACGGCCGGTGCGATCCCGCCGTACGTCAGCTTGCGAGGCATGTCCCGCGGCACCGAGCCGGGTTTCCTCGGCGTCGCCCACCGGCCGTTTACCCCGAGCGGCCCCGGCAACGCAAACCTCAAGCTGGCCAACGGCGTGACCGCCGACCGCCTGAGCGACCGACGGACCCTCCTCGAATCGTTCGACGACGCCCGCCGCGACGTGGACGCGACCGGGACGATGGCCGGCCTCGACGCCTACACCGACCGGGCTCTCGAAATGGTGACGAGCGGCGCGGTGCGGACCGCCCTGAATATCGAAAAGGAAGACAAGAACGTCCGCGATAAGTATAAGAGTGTCGAGAATTTCTTGACCGCCCGGCGGCTGATCGAAGCCGGGGTCGGGTTCGTCACCCTGAGCTATGGCGGGTGGGACACGCACGGCCAGAACTTCACCAGCCTCAAGAAACAGCTCCCGAATCTCGACCGCGGCATCGCCAACCTCGTCTCGGATCTGCACGAGCGGGGAATGCAAGACGATGTCGTTCTGGTCGTGTGGGGCGAGTTCGGCCGGACGCCGAAGATCAATAGCGGCGCGGGCCGCGACCACTGGTCGCCGGCGATGAGCGCGCTGGTCGCGGGCGGCGGGCTCAAGATGGGCCAAGCCGTGGGAGCCACGACTGCGAAGGGTGAACGCCCGAAGGACCAGGCTTACACCGTTCCCCAACTGATGAGTACGCTCTACCGGGCCATCGGCATCGACCCGAGCATCACCTTCCCGAATGGCGCCGGCCGCCCGATGTACGTCCTCGACGACCGCGAGCCGGTTAAGGAATTGGTCTAA
- a CDS encoding DUF1549 domain-containing protein yields MRPLAVLSCVALFATAAPAADQPVKALNAYPPSLKIRGADDAPQLVVTGVLASGRQSDLTSASAYTVSNPSVVRVDKDGRVYPLANGSAVIAAKAAGQSVDVPVTVEGTEAYRPINFTNQIEPVLTKLSCNSGGCHGKIAGQNGFRLSLLGFDPELDYMTLVKEARGRRLFPAAPDQSLFLVKAAGVVPHGGGKKMEVGSEEYKLLRRWIASGLPYGTVEDPVVTKVTVFPETQILERQSRQQLVVRAHYSDGSIEDVTRRAQYESNETEVATVSEFGLVQSQSMTGQSGVMVRFSGVVTVFRAVVPRPGPVTEFAFASKGPIDPHTAKKWKELGITPSDLCTDEQFVRRAYLDITGTLPTAEVVRQFVTANDSAKRDKLIDRLVETPEYAYLFANKWADVLRVKRRNQTERAPGTFAFHSWIRDAVAADKPYDEFVRDIVCAIGDETKSPPTVWYKEVATPEQFVDDVSQVFLGQRLACANCHHHPYEKWTQDDYWGIAAFFARVGKKQVPTPGRVVQNQQNQPQFVYTKATGSVTNKRTNKIAPMKPLDGEAITVSTEEDPRVRFADWLTDPKNPFFAKAVANRYWAHFFGRGIVDPLDDMRVTNPPSNPELLDALAQTLVDNKFSLKALVKVICKSRTYQLSSTPNEFNKSDKQSYARYYPKRLPAEVVFDAVCSVTQSPSDFPGLPKDRNAPARALMLPDEAFGSYFLDVLGRPQRISACECERVNEASLAMTLHMLNSQEVQDKLARANGRTDKLLKDPRPDAQKVEDLFLLTVGHKPTAEQTALAMDHLAKNEKNKKQAYENILWALINSKAFLFNQ; encoded by the coding sequence ATGCGACCGCTCGCCGTCCTGTCGTGTGTTGCGCTTTTTGCGACTGCCGCACCCGCAGCCGACCAGCCTGTTAAGGCTCTCAACGCGTACCCGCCGTCCCTCAAAATCCGCGGGGCCGACGACGCGCCGCAACTCGTCGTCACCGGCGTCCTGGCCAGTGGCCGACAGTCCGACTTGACCTCGGCCTCCGCGTACACGGTTTCGAACCCCTCGGTCGTGCGTGTGGATAAGGACGGGCGAGTTTACCCGCTCGCGAACGGCTCGGCCGTCATCGCGGCGAAGGCGGCCGGGCAAAGCGTGGACGTTCCGGTCACGGTCGAAGGAACGGAAGCGTATCGGCCGATCAATTTCACCAACCAGATCGAGCCGGTGCTGACCAAATTGAGCTGCAACAGCGGCGGGTGTCACGGGAAGATCGCGGGTCAAAACGGCTTCCGCTTGTCGCTTCTCGGCTTCGATCCCGAACTGGACTACATGACGCTGGTGAAAGAAGCACGGGGCCGCCGGCTCTTCCCGGCCGCACCGGACCAGTCGCTGTTCCTGGTGAAAGCGGCCGGTGTGGTTCCACACGGCGGCGGCAAGAAGATGGAAGTCGGCTCCGAGGAATACAAGCTCCTCCGCCGGTGGATCGCGTCCGGCTTGCCTTACGGCACCGTGGAAGACCCCGTCGTGACCAAAGTGACGGTGTTCCCGGAGACCCAAATTCTGGAGCGCCAGAGCCGGCAGCAACTTGTCGTGCGTGCCCACTACTCGGACGGGTCGATCGAAGACGTGACTCGCCGGGCACAGTACGAGAGCAACGAGACCGAAGTGGCCACCGTCTCCGAGTTCGGCCTCGTGCAAAGCCAGTCGATGACGGGTCAATCTGGCGTGATGGTTCGCTTCTCGGGCGTCGTCACCGTCTTCCGCGCCGTCGTCCCGCGGCCGGGACCGGTTACGGAATTCGCCTTCGCCTCGAAAGGCCCGATCGACCCGCACACGGCGAAGAAGTGGAAGGAACTCGGCATCACGCCGTCGGATTTGTGTACAGACGAGCAGTTCGTCCGTCGGGCGTACCTGGATATCACGGGAACGCTGCCGACCGCCGAGGTCGTGCGGCAGTTCGTGACCGCCAACGACTCCGCCAAGCGTGACAAGCTTATCGACCGACTCGTGGAAACGCCCGAATACGCCTACCTGTTCGCCAACAAGTGGGCGGACGTTCTCCGGGTCAAGCGGCGGAACCAGACGGAACGCGCCCCGGGCACGTTCGCGTTCCACTCGTGGATTCGTGATGCCGTCGCCGCGGACAAGCCTTACGACGAGTTCGTCCGCGACATCGTGTGCGCGATCGGGGACGAAACCAAGTCCCCGCCGACGGTCTGGTACAAGGAAGTCGCGACACCCGAACAGTTCGTGGACGACGTGAGCCAGGTCTTCCTCGGACAGCGACTGGCCTGTGCGAACTGCCACCACCACCCATACGAAAAGTGGACGCAAGACGATTACTGGGGGATCGCGGCGTTCTTCGCCCGGGTCGGCAAGAAGCAAGTGCCGACGCCAGGGCGGGTCGTTCAGAACCAACAGAACCAGCCCCAATTCGTTTACACGAAGGCCACCGGGTCGGTGACGAACAAGCGGACCAACAAGATCGCCCCGATGAAGCCACTTGACGGCGAAGCGATCACCGTGAGTACTGAAGAAGACCCGCGCGTTCGGTTCGCCGACTGGCTGACCGACCCGAAGAACCCGTTCTTCGCGAAGGCGGTGGCGAATCGTTATTGGGCGCACTTCTTCGGCCGCGGCATCGTCGACCCACTCGACGACATGCGGGTGACGAACCCGCCCAGCAACCCGGAACTGCTCGACGCTCTGGCGCAAACTCTCGTCGACAACAAGTTCAGCCTCAAGGCGCTGGTCAAGGTGATTTGCAAGAGCCGGACTTACCAACTCAGTTCGACGCCGAACGAGTTCAACAAGTCGGACAAGCAGTCTTACGCCCGGTACTACCCGAAGCGTCTGCCGGCCGAGGTGGTGTTCGACGCCGTCTGTTCCGTGACCCAGAGCCCGTCCGACTTCCCGGGCTTGCCGAAAGACCGGAACGCCCCGGCCCGCGCGCTGATGCTGCCGGACGAGGCGTTCGGCTCGTACTTCCTTGACGTCCTCGGCCGCCCGCAGCGGATCAGTGCCTGCGAATGCGAGCGGGTCAACGAGGCGAGCCTGGCGATGACACTGCACATGTTGAACAGCCAGGAAGTGCAGGACAAACTCGCGCGGGCGAACGGCCGGACGGACAAACTGCTTAAAGACCCGCGGCCGGACGCCCAGAAGGTCGAAGACCTGTTCCTCTTGACCGTCGGCCACAAGCCGACCGCCGAGCAAACGGCCCTGGCGATGGATCACCTCGCCAAGAACGAGAAAAACAAAAAGCAGGCCTACGAGAACATCTTGTGGGCGCTGATTAACAGCAAGGCATTCCTCTTCAACCAATGA
- a CDS encoding CHAD domain-containing protein yields MADDKWGPTFDATAPAHEIARSVLTARLAAVARHLPLAVERARETPEHVHQLRVATRRAGAALRIFRELLPKKQTRRAKEVLRAVRRAAGGARDWDVFVETLAGSATLNGDGARPADDFLTGYASGEREAAQAHLVAASVDWEQPLHDLRDNLPGETRPDDAAPETFAALGEAALGELLTGFAAAVAADPSMPGELHQLRISAKRVRYAVEFFAGGLSPWLKEVLYPTVEKAQEVLGGVHDGYVAAARLNQILERLKHVRPETAKRVRPGFTAFARELRTHAKTSEREYRRWREEWAAIVAAPTFVALAKGEAIGDQRPREPSGKGGNGSPIPVGGGSVPPPVGPRGGPSRGKTSGASPSRPPRSRGECNRPRNGWGPRNRASPPPARCYSQQEKESR; encoded by the coding sequence ATGGCCGACGACAAATGGGGGCCGACGTTCGACGCGACCGCCCCCGCACACGAGATCGCCCGGAGCGTCCTCACCGCCCGTTTAGCCGCCGTCGCGCGGCACCTCCCGCTGGCCGTCGAACGCGCCCGCGAGACGCCCGAACACGTCCATCAACTCCGCGTCGCGACCCGGCGGGCCGGTGCCGCGCTGCGAATCTTCCGCGAGTTACTGCCGAAGAAGCAGACCCGACGAGCCAAGGAAGTCCTCCGGGCCGTCCGCCGGGCTGCCGGCGGCGCGCGCGATTGGGACGTGTTCGTGGAAACGCTCGCCGGGTCCGCCACTCTCAATGGTGACGGAGCCCGTCCGGCCGACGACTTTCTGACCGGGTATGCCTCCGGCGAGCGGGAAGCGGCCCAGGCTCACCTCGTCGCGGCGAGTGTCGATTGGGAGCAACCACTCCACGACCTCCGGGACAATCTCCCGGGCGAGACCCGGCCGGACGACGCGGCCCCGGAGACGTTCGCTGCTCTTGGGGAAGCAGCCCTTGGCGAGTTGCTGACCGGGTTCGCCGCGGCTGTGGCCGCCGACCCGTCCATGCCGGGCGAACTGCACCAGTTACGGATCAGCGCGAAGCGCGTCCGGTACGCGGTCGAATTCTTCGCGGGCGGCCTGTCGCCGTGGCTGAAGGAGGTGCTTTACCCGACCGTGGAAAAAGCGCAAGAAGTGTTGGGCGGGGTCCACGACGGGTACGTCGCGGCCGCCCGTCTCAATCAGATTTTGGAGCGGCTCAAGCACGTCCGCCCGGAGACGGCGAAACGAGTCCGGCCCGGGTTCACGGCCTTCGCCCGCGAACTCCGCACCCACGCCAAAACCAGCGAGCGGGAGTACCGCAGGTGGCGGGAGGAGTGGGCGGCAATCGTCGCCGCCCCGACGTTCGTGGCGCTCGCAAAGGGAGAAGCTATCGGCGATCAGCGACCGCGGGAGCCATCCGGCAAGGGCGGCAACGGATCGCCGATTCCGGTGGGTGGCGGAAGTGTGCCGCCGCCGGTTGGACCACGGGGCGGTCCGTCACGCGGCAAGACATCCGGGGCGTCGCCGTCACGTCCGCCGCGATCGCGGGGGGAGTGCAATCGGCCCCGTAACGGCTGGGGGCCACGCAATCGAGCAAGCCCGCCACCGGCGCGGTGCTACAGCCAGCAAGAAAAAGAAAGCCGATAA
- a CDS encoding GTPase — MSADPSAAAQPFLRTLAPLLRGLERHLRGWLDARRKFQVPLVARAEIEGLTEDLKRKADALDVERPLLVIMLMGGTGVGKSTLMNAFAGASVAQSSFTRPTTRDPVVYFHHSINPDKLDPALRLCRLAQHDREALLQKVVVDTPDLDSNDVANRDKLKHLLPVADVVLYVGSQEKYHDHLGWELFKEHRRRRAFAFVLNKWDRCQLDPGTVGLRPDEDLLRDLKAEGFENPRLFRTTAQLWVDATKSIGPGARPADLPAGEQFAELCDWLENGLTRLEIEAVKARGVGQLLTHTEAAVAAVRPPDLATPADKVRTGWEQILDQEAEDQADVLLSTLEPYQNEVEHHFSVQGQQRFRGLMAGYLRLTTKLKYVGTSLRDHMPFTPRVGGSKVDAPTDWNLAAFVQSCSRAAGERVLGQRMTALVNRLLVDADQKGFPIQLLNEQTAETAKLNWEDRVTRGLVDALTEVEREVTKPTGWRKYVRGAVALLGNFLPEAVLIGTIIVLLWRFFVENLLPEFFHVLLPIYVTLGVLVVMHVVILLVLPVRWAVIRGDFRSRMGSKLSEELRRAFLPLPADVAAAVAGEKKEVEYLVTETKQVADWLRDREEAAQIGDLYGR, encoded by the coding sequence ATGAGTGCTGACCCGTCCGCCGCCGCGCAACCGTTCCTTCGTACCCTGGCGCCCCTGCTCCGCGGACTGGAGCGGCACCTCCGCGGCTGGCTGGACGCCCGGCGGAAGTTCCAGGTTCCGCTCGTCGCCCGCGCGGAAATCGAGGGACTGACCGAGGATCTCAAGCGCAAAGCCGACGCCCTCGATGTCGAGCGCCCGCTGCTCGTCATCATGCTGATGGGCGGCACCGGCGTCGGCAAATCGACACTCATGAATGCCTTCGCCGGAGCATCCGTCGCGCAGTCCTCGTTCACTCGGCCGACCACCCGCGACCCGGTGGTCTATTTCCACCACTCGATCAACCCGGACAAGCTCGACCCCGCCCTGCGGCTCTGCCGCCTCGCCCAGCACGACCGGGAAGCGTTGCTCCAAAAGGTCGTCGTCGACACGCCGGACCTCGACAGTAACGACGTGGCGAACCGGGACAAATTGAAGCACCTTCTGCCGGTCGCCGACGTGGTGCTGTACGTCGGGTCGCAGGAGAAGTACCACGACCACCTCGGCTGGGAGTTGTTCAAGGAACACCGCCGCCGCCGGGCGTTCGCATTCGTCCTGAACAAGTGGGACCGCTGCCAGCTCGACCCCGGCACCGTCGGCCTCCGGCCGGACGAAGATCTGCTTCGCGACCTGAAAGCGGAAGGCTTCGAGAACCCCCGACTCTTCCGCACCACCGCCCAACTCTGGGTCGACGCGACCAAGTCGATCGGTCCGGGTGCGCGGCCGGCGGACCTACCCGCGGGCGAGCAGTTCGCCGAACTCTGCGACTGGCTGGAGAACGGGTTAACCAGACTGGAAATCGAGGCGGTGAAGGCCCGCGGCGTCGGCCAACTCCTGACTCATACGGAAGCCGCGGTCGCCGCGGTTCGACCGCCCGACTTGGCCACCCCGGCCGACAAGGTCCGGACCGGCTGGGAGCAGATTCTCGACCAGGAAGCCGAGGACCAGGCGGACGTCCTCCTCAGCACACTCGAACCGTACCAGAACGAGGTCGAACACCACTTCAGCGTTCAAGGGCAGCAGCGGTTCCGCGGGCTGATGGCGGGCTATCTGCGTTTGACCACCAAGCTGAAATACGTCGGAACCAGCCTACGCGACCACATGCCGTTCACCCCGCGAGTCGGCGGAAGCAAGGTGGATGCCCCGACCGACTGGAACCTCGCGGCATTCGTACAGTCCTGCTCGCGGGCGGCCGGGGAGCGGGTTCTCGGGCAGCGGATGACCGCCCTCGTGAACCGCTTGTTGGTGGACGCGGATCAGAAGGGCTTCCCGATTCAATTGCTCAACGAGCAGACCGCGGAGACGGCAAAGCTGAACTGGGAAGACCGCGTCACCCGCGGGTTGGTCGACGCGCTCACGGAAGTCGAGCGGGAAGTGACCAAGCCGACCGGGTGGCGGAAGTACGTCCGCGGGGCGGTCGCGCTCCTGGGCAACTTCCTCCCGGAAGCGGTCCTGATCGGCACGATCATCGTGCTGCTCTGGCGGTTCTTCGTGGAAAACCTTTTACCCGAGTTTTTCCACGTCCTTCTGCCTATCTATGTCACCCTCGGCGTCCTGGTCGTCATGCACGTGGTCATCCTGCTCGTGCTGCCGGTCCGGTGGGCCGTCATCCGGGGGGATTTTCGCTCCCGGATGGGGAGCAAGCTGAGCGAGGAGTTGCGCCGCGCGTTTTTACCGCTCCCGGCCGACGTGGCCGCGGCGGTGGCCGGCGAAAAGAAGGAAGTCGAGTACCTGGTGACCGAGACCAAACAAGTCGCCGACTGGCTGCGGGACCGCGAGGAAGCCGCCCAGATCGGCGACCTGTACGGTCGCTGA